From the genome of Variovorax sp. RA8, one region includes:
- the tuf gene encoding elongation factor Tu: MAKGKFTRTKPHVNVGTIGHVDHGKTTLTAAIATVLSAKFGGEAKAYDQIDAAPEEKARGITINTAHVEYETANRHYAHVDCPGHADYVKNMITGAAQMDGAILVCSAADGPMPQTREHILLARQVGVGYIIVYLNKCDMVDDKELLELVEMEVRELLDKYEFPGDDTPIIHGSAKLALEGDKGELGEGSIMKLAEALDTYIPTPERAVDGTFLMPVEDVFSISGRGTVVTGAVERGVIKVGEEIEIVGIRPTQKTTCTGVEMFRKLLDQGQAGDNVGVLLRGTKREEVERGQVLCKPGSIKPHTHFTAEVYVLSKDEGGRHTPFFNNYRPQFYFRTTDVTGAIELPQDKEMVMPGDNVSITVKLINPIAMEEGLRFAIREGGRTVGSGVVAKILDV; this comes from the coding sequence ATGGCAAAAGGAAAATTCACCCGCACGAAGCCGCACGTGAACGTGGGCACGATCGGTCACGTGGACCACGGCAAGACCACCCTGACGGCGGCGATTGCCACGGTGCTGTCGGCCAAGTTCGGCGGTGAGGCCAAGGCCTACGACCAGATCGACGCGGCGCCCGAAGAAAAGGCGCGCGGCATCACCATCAACACCGCCCACGTCGAGTACGAGACGGCCAACCGCCACTACGCGCACGTCGACTGCCCCGGGCACGCCGACTACGTCAAGAACATGATCACCGGTGCCGCCCAGATGGACGGCGCCATCCTCGTGTGCTCGGCCGCCGACGGCCCGATGCCCCAGACCCGAGAGCACATCCTGCTGGCGCGCCAGGTGGGTGTGGGCTACATCATCGTCTACCTCAACAAGTGCGACATGGTCGACGACAAGGAGCTGCTGGAGCTCGTCGAGATGGAAGTGCGCGAGCTCCTGGACAAGTACGAGTTCCCGGGCGACGACACCCCCATCATCCACGGCTCGGCCAAGCTGGCCCTGGAAGGCGACAAGGGCGAACTCGGCGAAGGCTCCATCATGAAGCTGGCCGAGGCCCTGGACACCTACATCCCCACCCCTGAGCGTGCGGTGGACGGCACCTTCCTCATGCCCGTGGAAGACGTCTTCTCCATCTCCGGTCGCGGCACGGTTGTGACCGGCGCCGTCGAGCGCGGCGTCATCAAGGTTGGCGAGGAAATCGAGATCGTCGGCATCCGCCCGACCCAGAAGACCACCTGCACGGGCGTGGAGATGTTCCGCAAGCTGCTGGACCAGGGCCAGGCTGGGGACAACGTGGGCGTGTTGCTGCGCGGCACCAAGCGTGAGGAAGTCGAGCGCGGCCAAGTGCTGTGCAAGCCGGGCTCCATCAAGCCCCACACCCACTTCACCGCCGAGGTGTACGTGCTGAGCAAGGACGAGGGCGGGCGTCATACGCCGTTCTTCAACAACTACCGTCCGCAGTTCTACTTCCGCACCACCGACGTGACGGGTGCGATCGAGCTGCCGCAGGACAAGGAGATGGTCATGCCCGGCGACAACGTGTCCATCACGGTGAAGCTGATCAACCCCATCGCCATGGAAGAAGGCCTGCGCTTCGCCATTCGCGAGGGTGGCCGCACCGTGGGCTCCGGCGTGGTGGCGAAGATCCTGGACGTCTAA
- the secE gene encoding preprotein translocase subunit SecE translates to MATSQIETVSTGADKAKLAVAVLLAVGAIVAFYLLSRQGALVQWAVLLVGLAAAVGAFASSENGRQLWAFGRDSWREVKKVVWPTRKETIQMTAYVFAFVVVMSVFLWLTDKTLEWVFFDLILGWRK, encoded by the coding sequence ATGGCTACTTCTCAAATCGAAACCGTGAGCACCGGCGCAGACAAGGCCAAGCTGGCCGTGGCTGTCTTGCTCGCGGTGGGCGCCATCGTGGCGTTCTACCTGCTGTCGCGCCAGGGCGCGCTCGTGCAGTGGGCTGTCCTGCTGGTGGGCTTGGCGGCCGCCGTGGGTGCGTTCGCGAGCTCGGAGAATGGTCGCCAACTGTGGGCCTTCGGCCGTGATTCGTGGCGCGAGGTCAAGAAGGTCGTGTGGCCGACCCGCAAGGAAACGATCCAGATGACGGCCTATGTGTTCGCCTTTGTCGTGGTGATGTCCGTCTTCCTCTGGCTCACGGACAAGACGCTCGAATGGGTGTTTTTCGACCTCATCCTGGGCTGGAGAAAATGA
- the trpD gene encoding anthranilate phosphoribosyltransferase, translating to MPITPQEALQRTIEHREVFHDEMLHIVRLIMSGECSPVMMAALITGLRVKKETIGEITAAAQVMREVSTKVPVADTRHLVDIVGTGGDGSHTFNISTCSMFVAAAAGAKVSKHGGRSVSSKSGSADVLESLGVNINLKPEQIAKCIEDVGIGFMFAPNHHPAMKNVAPVRKELGIKTIFNILGPLTNPAGAPNILMGVFHPDLVGIQVRALQRLGAEHALVVYGRDGMDEISLGAATMVGELKNGEVREYELHPEDFGFAMSSNRTLRVETPEQSKAMLLGVLDNQPGPARDIVVLNAGAALYAADLVDSMAGGIARARAALESGAAKAKLAELVQATNAG from the coding sequence ATGCCCATCACCCCCCAGGAAGCCCTGCAGCGCACCATCGAGCACCGCGAGGTGTTCCATGACGAGATGCTGCACATCGTGCGTCTGATCATGAGCGGCGAGTGCTCGCCGGTGATGATGGCGGCGCTGATCACCGGCCTGCGCGTCAAGAAGGAAACCATCGGCGAGATCACCGCCGCCGCGCAGGTAATGCGCGAGGTCTCGACCAAGGTGCCGGTGGCCGACACCCGCCACCTGGTCGACATCGTCGGCACCGGCGGCGACGGCTCGCACACATTCAACATCTCGACCTGCTCGATGTTCGTGGCCGCCGCGGCGGGCGCCAAGGTCAGCAAGCACGGCGGGCGCAGCGTGAGCAGCAAGTCCGGCAGCGCCGATGTGCTGGAGTCGCTGGGTGTCAACATCAACCTGAAGCCCGAGCAGATCGCAAAGTGCATCGAGGACGTGGGAATCGGCTTCATGTTCGCGCCCAATCACCATCCGGCGATGAAGAACGTCGCGCCGGTGCGCAAGGAACTGGGTATCAAGACCATCTTCAACATCCTGGGGCCTCTCACCAACCCGGCCGGCGCGCCGAACATCCTGATGGGCGTGTTCCATCCGGACCTGGTCGGCATCCAGGTGCGCGCGCTGCAGCGGCTGGGCGCCGAGCATGCGCTGGTGGTCTACGGGCGCGACGGCATGGACGAGATCTCGCTCGGCGCTGCCACCATGGTCGGCGAGCTGAAGAACGGGGAGGTGCGCGAGTACGAGCTGCATCCCGAGGATTTCGGCTTTGCCATGTCGAGCAACCGCACGCTGCGCGTCGAGACGCCCGAGCAATCGAAGGCGATGCTGCTCGGCGTGCTGGACAACCAGCCGGGACCGGCGCGCGACATCGTGGTTCTCAACGCAGGGGCGGCGCTCTATGCGGCTGACCTGGTCGACTCGATGGCGGGCGGGATCGCGCGTGCCCGTGCGGCGCTGGAGTCGGGCGCGGCGAAGGCCAAGCTGGCCGAACTGGTCCAGGCGACCAATGCGGGCTGA
- the rplA gene encoding 50S ribosomal protein L1, with translation MAKITKKQKALAGKVDSNKLYPLVDAIGIVKEAATAKFDESIDVAVQLGIDAKKSDQVVRGAVVMPNGTGKTKRVAVFAQGAKAEEAKAAGADIVGMDDLAAQVKAGDMPFDVVIAAPDAMRVVGALGQILGPRGLMPNPKVGTVTPDVATAVKNAKAGQVQFRVDKAGIIHGTIGRRSFDTDKLQGNLAALIEALVKAKPASSKGIYLRKVAVSSTMGVGVRVDTQTISAQG, from the coding sequence ATGGCCAAGATCACCAAGAAGCAGAAGGCGCTGGCAGGCAAGGTCGACAGCAACAAGCTGTACCCGCTCGTCGACGCGATCGGTATCGTCAAGGAAGCCGCCACCGCGAAGTTCGATGAGTCGATCGACGTGGCCGTGCAGCTTGGCATCGACGCCAAGAAGTCCGACCAGGTGGTGCGCGGCGCGGTCGTGATGCCCAACGGCACCGGCAAGACCAAGCGCGTGGCCGTGTTCGCCCAGGGTGCCAAGGCCGAAGAAGCCAAAGCCGCCGGCGCCGACATCGTCGGCATGGACGACCTGGCTGCCCAGGTGAAGGCCGGTGACATGCCCTTCGACGTGGTGATCGCCGCGCCGGACGCGATGCGCGTGGTCGGTGCGCTGGGCCAGATCCTCGGCCCGCGCGGCTTGATGCCGAATCCCAAGGTCGGCACCGTGACGCCCGACGTCGCTACCGCCGTCAAGAACGCCAAGGCCGGCCAAGTGCAGTTCCGCGTCGACAAGGCCGGGATCATCCACGGCACGATCGGCCGCCGTTCGTTCGACACCGACAAGCTGCAGGGCAACTTGGCCGCGCTGATCGAGGCGCTGGTCAAGGCCAAGCCGGCTTCAAGCAAGGGCATCTACCTGCGCAAGGTGGCCGTGTCCTCGACGATGGGTGTGGGTGTCCGCGTGGACACGCAGACCATCTCGGCCCAGGGCTGA
- the rplJ gene encoding 50S ribosomal protein L10, translating into MSLNRSEKEAVISDVTSLAAKAQTLVMAEYRGITVADMTRLRNDARSKGVTLSVLKNTLARRAVAGSAFEVVGDQMTGPLIYGFSEDAVAAAKVVADFAKTNDKLVIRGGAFGGKALDVEGVKQLANIPSKEVLLAQLLGLMQSPISRTARVLAALAEKRGGGEAPAEAAVEAQAA; encoded by the coding sequence TTGAGTCTGAATCGCAGTGAGAAAGAAGCGGTCATCAGTGATGTGACCAGCCTCGCCGCAAAAGCTCAAACGCTCGTGATGGCGGAATACCGTGGCATCACGGTCGCTGACATGACCCGTCTGCGCAACGATGCGCGCAGCAAGGGTGTGACCCTGAGTGTTCTCAAGAACACCCTGGCACGCCGTGCTGTCGCTGGTAGCGCATTCGAAGTCGTCGGTGACCAGATGACCGGCCCGCTGATCTATGGCTTCTCCGAGGATGCCGTGGCCGCCGCGAAGGTGGTGGCCGATTTCGCGAAGACCAACGACAAGCTGGTCATTCGCGGCGGTGCCTTCGGTGGCAAGGCCCTGGACGTCGAAGGCGTGAAGCAACTGGCCAACATCCCTTCCAAGGAAGTGCTGTTGGCGCAACTGCTGGGCTTGATGCAGTCCCCGATCTCGCGCACGGCACGTGTCCTGGCCGCGCTCGCCGAGAAGCGTGGTGGCGGCGAAGCCCCGGCCGAGGCTGCGGTCGAAGCCCAAGCCGCCTGA
- a CDS encoding LysE family translocator, protein MPEAHSLLLFVVAGLLLNLTPGPDVLYIVTRALRSGGRAGIVAGLGITAGCFVHITAAAVGVGALMQTSAALFTVLKWIGAAYLLWVGVRMLVSRMPKEDGLPFKDVPERSGLRSVFLGGFWTNVLNPKVALFFLAFVPQFIAPETANKPLAFFLLGTLFNFNAIFVNVGWALLAGWTARHVSSVRRGMHWLERGASALFIGFGIRLALAENPGAASSVH, encoded by the coding sequence ATGCCTGAGGCGCATTCGCTGCTGCTCTTCGTCGTTGCCGGCCTGCTGTTGAACCTGACTCCTGGCCCGGACGTCCTCTACATCGTGACCCGGGCATTGCGCTCGGGCGGACGCGCCGGAATCGTGGCCGGCCTGGGCATCACGGCGGGCTGCTTCGTGCACATCACTGCTGCCGCGGTGGGCGTGGGCGCGCTGATGCAGACCTCGGCAGCGCTGTTCACGGTACTCAAGTGGATCGGCGCGGCTTACCTCCTCTGGGTCGGCGTCCGCATGCTCGTATCACGCATGCCGAAGGAGGATGGCCTGCCGTTCAAAGACGTGCCGGAGCGTTCCGGCCTGAGGAGCGTCTTCCTCGGCGGCTTCTGGACCAATGTCCTCAATCCGAAGGTGGCGCTGTTCTTCCTGGCTTTCGTGCCGCAGTTCATCGCGCCCGAGACGGCCAACAAGCCGCTGGCTTTTTTCCTGCTCGGGACGCTGTTCAACTTCAACGCCATCTTCGTGAATGTCGGCTGGGCCCTGCTCGCAGGCTGGACCGCGCGCCATGTGAGCTCGGTGCGCCGCGGCATGCACTGGCTGGAGCGCGGCGCGAGCGCGCTGTTCATCGGCTTTGGCATCCGGCTCGCGCTCGCAGAGAATCCGGGCGCGGCCTCATCCGTTCACTGA
- the rplL gene encoding 50S ribosomal protein L7/L12, with protein MAFDKDAFLTALDSMTVLELNDLVKAIEEKFGVSAAAMAAPAAGGGGAAAAAVEEKTEFNVMLMEAGANKVAAIKAVREITGLGLKEAKDLVEAAPKAVKEGVAKADAEAMKKKLEDAGAKAELK; from the coding sequence ATGGCATTCGATAAAGACGCATTTCTGACCGCGCTCGACAGCATGACGGTCCTGGAGCTCAACGACCTGGTGAAAGCCATCGAAGAGAAGTTTGGCGTGAGCGCCGCAGCCATGGCCGCCCCGGCCGCCGGTGGTGGCGGTGCCGCCGCCGCTGCCGTCGAGGAAAAGACCGAGTTCAACGTCATGCTGATGGAAGCCGGCGCGAACAAGGTTGCCGCGATCAAGGCCGTGCGCGAAATCACCGGCCTGGGCCTGAAGGAAGCCAAGGACCTGGTGGAAGCCGCTCCCAAGGCCGTGAAGGAAGGCGTGGCCAAGGCCGACGCCGAAGCGATGAAGAAGAAGCTGGAAGACGCCGGCGCCAAGGCGGAATTGAAGTAA
- the trpC gene encoding indole-3-glycerol phosphate synthase TrpC, which yields MSDILEKIVAVKREEVAAALKMRPFEAIRIDAESRVLTRDFIGALRTKIAGGQAAVIAEIKKASPSKGVLRADFIPADIAQSYAEGDGTVNAACLSVLTDRQFFQGGIDYLKQARASCELPVLRKDFIVDAYQVYESRAIGADAILLIAASLDDAQMRDFEAIATGLGMAVLVEVHDAAELERALKLRTPLIGVNNRNLRTFEVSVQTTLELLPRVPADRLLVTESGITLREDVATLRAAGVHAFLVGEAFMRADEPGEALADLFR from the coding sequence ATGTCCGACATCCTCGAGAAGATCGTTGCCGTCAAGCGGGAAGAGGTGGCTGCGGCGCTCAAGATGCGCCCGTTCGAGGCGATCCGCATAGATGCCGAGAGCCGGGTGCTCACGCGCGACTTCATCGGCGCGCTGCGCACCAAGATCGCGGGCGGCCAGGCAGCAGTGATCGCGGAGATCAAGAAGGCCAGTCCGAGCAAGGGCGTGTTGCGCGCCGACTTCATCCCGGCCGACATCGCGCAGAGCTATGCCGAGGGCGACGGCACCGTCAATGCGGCTTGCCTCTCGGTGTTGACCGATCGCCAGTTCTTCCAGGGCGGCATCGACTACCTCAAGCAGGCGCGCGCCTCCTGCGAGCTGCCGGTGCTGCGAAAGGACTTCATCGTCGATGCCTATCAGGTCTACGAATCGCGGGCCATCGGCGCCGATGCGATCCTGCTGATCGCCGCCTCCCTGGATGACGCGCAGATGCGCGATTTCGAGGCGATCGCGACAGGGCTGGGCATGGCGGTGCTGGTGGAGGTGCACGATGCGGCCGAGCTCGAGCGGGCGCTGAAGCTGCGCACCCCGCTTATCGGTGTCAACAACCGTAACCTGCGGACCTTCGAGGTCTCGGTGCAGACGACGCTTGAGCTGCTGCCGAGGGTTCCGGCGGATCGCCTGCTCGTCACCGAGTCCGGCATCACGTTGCGCGAGGACGTGGCGACGCTGCGTGCCGCCGGCGTCCATGCCTTCCTGGTGGGCGAAGCCTTCATGCGTGCTGACGAGCCGGGCGAGGCGCTGGCCGATCTGTTCCGATGA
- the nusG gene encoding transcription termination/antitermination protein NusG, which translates to MTDDAVDTTPEHTPVLAPPANPDLRWYVVHAYSGMEKAVERNITERINRAGMQDKFGRILVPTEEVVEIKNGQKRTTERRFFPGYVLVEMIMDDESWHLVKHTNKVTGFVGGAKNRPAPISQKEVEDIVSQMQQGTEKPRHKVEFIVGEFVRVKEGPFTDFNGTVEEVNYEKSKVRVSVMIFGRATPVELEFSQVEKT; encoded by the coding sequence ATGACTGACGACGCTGTCGACACAACGCCGGAACATACGCCCGTGCTGGCGCCGCCCGCCAACCCCGACCTGCGCTGGTATGTGGTCCACGCGTACTCGGGCATGGAAAAGGCCGTGGAACGCAACATCACCGAGCGCATCAACCGCGCCGGCATGCAAGACAAGTTCGGCCGCATCCTGGTTCCGACCGAGGAAGTGGTCGAGATCAAGAACGGCCAGAAGCGCACCACCGAGCGACGCTTCTTCCCGGGCTACGTCCTGGTCGAGATGATCATGGACGACGAGAGCTGGCATCTGGTGAAGCACACCAACAAGGTGACGGGTTTCGTCGGAGGTGCGAAGAACCGGCCTGCCCCCATTTCGCAAAAGGAAGTCGAGGACATCGTCTCCCAGATGCAGCAGGGCACCGAGAAGCCGCGCCACAAGGTCGAGTTCATCGTAGGCGAATTCGTGCGCGTCAAGGAAGGCCCATTCACCGACTTCAACGGCACGGTCGAGGAAGTCAACTACGAGAAGAGCAAGGTGCGCGTGTCGGTCATGATCTTCGGCCGCGCGACACCCGTCGAGCTGGAGTTCTCGCAAGTCGAGAAAACCTGA
- a CDS encoding uracil-DNA glycosylase codes for MSAPSTQLASSDPADWPVAPGWEPLVDEFFGSPAGLKLIDFLHERLKAGAAIFPPRPLRALELTPPEAVRVVILGQDPYHGRGQAEGLAFSVAPGVALPPSLRNIFKELERDLGTPPPRFPEPGGSLVKWATHGVLLLNTCLTVEEGQPASHSGRGWEVLTDAVIRQVAEGERPVVFMLWGSHAQSKRALIDSRRHKVLSANHPSPLSALRPPAPFIGCGHFSEARAWRETQGL; via the coding sequence ATGAGCGCGCCGTCCACCCAGCTGGCCAGCAGCGATCCGGCCGATTGGCCGGTGGCGCCGGGGTGGGAGCCCCTGGTCGACGAGTTCTTCGGCTCGCCGGCCGGCCTCAAGCTGATCGACTTCCTGCATGAGCGGCTGAAGGCTGGCGCCGCCATCTTTCCGCCGCGGCCATTGCGAGCCCTCGAGCTCACGCCGCCGGAGGCCGTGCGCGTCGTGATCCTGGGCCAGGATCCGTACCACGGGCGTGGCCAGGCCGAGGGACTCGCCTTCTCCGTGGCGCCGGGCGTGGCCCTGCCGCCGTCGCTGCGCAACATCTTCAAGGAGCTGGAGCGCGATCTGGGCACCCCGCCGCCGCGCTTCCCCGAGCCGGGCGGCAGCCTGGTCAAATGGGCCACCCACGGCGTGCTGCTGCTCAACACCTGCCTGACGGTAGAGGAGGGCCAGCCGGCCAGTCATTCCGGCCGGGGCTGGGAAGTGCTGACCGATGCCGTGATTCGCCAAGTGGCCGAGGGCGAGCGCCCGGTGGTGTTCATGCTGTGGGGATCGCATGCGCAGAGCAAGCGCGCGCTGATCGACAGCCGCCGCCACAAGGTGCTATCCGCGAACCATCCCTCGCCGCTTTCGGCTCTACGCCCACCGGCGCCTTTCATCGGTTGCGGCCATTTCAGCGAGGCGCGGGCCTGGCGAGAGACGCAGGGCCTTTAA
- the rplK gene encoding 50S ribosomal protein L11: protein MAKKIVGFIKLQVPAGKANPSPPIGPALGQRGLNIMEFCKAFNAQTQGVEPGLPLPVVITAFADKSFTFIIKTPPAITLIKKAIKLEKGSARPHTDKVGKITRAQLEEIAKTKMKDLTAADLDAAVRTIAGSARSMGVNVEGV, encoded by the coding sequence ATGGCGAAGAAAATCGTCGGCTTCATCAAGCTGCAAGTACCAGCTGGTAAAGCCAATCCGTCGCCGCCGATCGGCCCCGCACTGGGCCAGCGCGGTTTGAACATCATGGAATTCTGCAAGGCGTTCAATGCGCAGACCCAGGGCGTCGAGCCCGGCCTGCCGCTGCCGGTGGTCATCACCGCATTCGCCGACAAGAGCTTCACCTTCATCATCAAAACGCCGCCGGCGATCACGCTGATCAAGAAGGCCATCAAGCTCGAGAAGGGTTCCGCGCGTCCGCACACCGACAAGGTCGGCAAGATCACGCGCGCCCAGCTCGAAGAGATCGCCAAGACCAAGATGAAGGACCTGACCGCTGCCGACCTGGACGCCGCGGTCCGCACCATCGCCGGCTCGGCCCGTTCGATGGGCGTGAATGTGGAGGGCGTGTAA
- the ltaE gene encoding low-specificity L-threonine aldolase → MSRPLVDLRSDTVTRPTAAMREAMLEAPLGDDVFGDDPSVNALQAQLAAMLGFEAALFVPTGTQSNFCGILAHCQRGDEYIVGQMAHCYRWEGGGAAVFGSVQPQPLDHQPDGTLALKDIEAAIKPDDAHFARTRLLALENTLGGKVLPFDYVEQATQLAQRKGLARHLDGARLFNAAVAQAARRGTDAREEARRIAGCFDSVSVCFSKGLGAPVGSALCGSRELIARAHRIRKMAGGGMRQAGMLAAAASHALQHHIDRLAEDHVLARRLAEGLAGIDGLQVEVPQTNLLFVDLVGEAQARSAELLAHLKREGVLATGLYRLRFATHLDVDADGIARAIAAIRSFFHA, encoded by the coding sequence ATGAGCAGGCCCCTGGTCGATCTGCGCAGCGACACCGTCACCCGGCCCACCGCCGCAATGCGCGAGGCCATGCTCGAAGCTCCTCTGGGCGACGACGTGTTCGGCGACGATCCGAGCGTCAACGCACTGCAGGCGCAGCTCGCCGCAATGCTGGGCTTCGAGGCGGCACTCTTCGTCCCCACGGGGACGCAGAGCAACTTCTGCGGGATCCTCGCCCACTGTCAGCGCGGCGACGAGTACATCGTCGGCCAGATGGCGCACTGCTACCGCTGGGAAGGCGGCGGCGCTGCGGTGTTCGGCAGCGTGCAGCCGCAGCCGCTGGACCATCAACCGGACGGGACGCTGGCCCTGAAGGACATCGAGGCGGCCATCAAGCCCGATGACGCGCACTTCGCCCGCACCCGCCTGCTCGCACTGGAGAACACGCTGGGCGGCAAGGTGCTGCCTTTCGACTATGTGGAGCAGGCCACGCAGCTTGCGCAGCGCAAGGGCCTGGCCCGGCATCTCGACGGCGCGCGGCTCTTCAACGCGGCGGTGGCGCAGGCGGCGCGGCGCGGCACCGATGCGCGGGAGGAGGCACGGCGGATTGCAGGCTGCTTCGACAGCGTCTCGGTCTGCTTCAGCAAGGGGCTGGGCGCGCCGGTCGGCTCGGCACTGTGCGGATCGCGCGAGCTGATCGCGCGCGCCCACCGCATTCGCAAGATGGCCGGCGGCGGCATGCGCCAGGCCGGGATGCTGGCCGCCGCGGCGTCGCATGCGCTGCAGCACCACATCGATCGCCTTGCCGAGGATCACGTGCTGGCGCGCCGGCTGGCCGAGGGTCTGGCCGGAATCGACGGCCTGCAAGTCGAGGTGCCGCAGACCAACCTGCTCTTCGTCGACCTGGTGGGCGAGGCACAGGCGCGCTCCGCCGAGCTGCTCGCGCACCTGAAGCGCGAGGGCGTGCTTGCCACGGGGCTGTACCGTCTGCGTTTCGCGACGCATCTTGACGTCGACGCCGACGGCATAGCCCGCGCCATCGCCGCCATACGGAGCTTCTTCCATGCCTGA